A segment of the Capricornis sumatraensis isolate serow.1 chromosome 8, serow.2, whole genome shotgun sequence genome:
AAGGAAAGTCACATGTAAAACAAAGGTTAGCACATCCCATCACAACATCAGAAAATAGTGATTAAGCTGATGGGAAGGAAAAGCAGGCTTCATGGAAGGACTCTGACAGGGATGTGATGGTAAATCCAGGAAAGTCACCTTTAGAAGTCTCAGCTTGGGGAAGACTGCTCAGAGCTCCTGTAGGATCCTTATCTGTTAGCGTttgaaaagaaactgaagctggtCTGGGTGAACTGCCACATTACCTGTGAGCCAGGGGGTGGTGAGATGACCTCTGAAACAGTGGTTCTCTAAGTGTGGTTCCCAGAACTCCCTAAGAGCTTTTGAGAAATGCACACCGTTGGGCCCCTCTCTGTATCTACAAAATCCAAAACTCTGGGGCTCAGGGCCCAGCAATTTGTGTTTTAACAAGTCCTCCAGGAGAACTACtgcttaaaatgttttttctagCCCAGGAAATGAGATTTTTGTAATTGGAACCCCAGTTCTGCCAAACCTAGCAAGAAAAATCATGAGAGAAAACAAGAAGTTGACACCAAAGAGCCTAAGAATTCTTTCCTAACCTAGTGATTAGATAGCAAACGTTTCTGATACAACAGCCACTCCATTCAAGCAGGCTcagtaagctgctgctgctgctgctaagtcacttcagtcatgtccgactctgtgcgaccccatagatggcagcctaccaagctcccccgtccctgggattctccaggcaagaatactggagtgggttgccatttccttctccaatgcatgaatgtgaaaagtgaaagtcaagtcgctcagtcgtgtctgactctttgcgaccccatggactgcagcctaccaggctcctccacccatgggattttccaggtaagagtactagaatggggtgccattgccttctccagctcagCAAGCTAAGTATTCCCTAAACAAATTTAAGATCCAGGTTTAGAACCAAACCTGGTTTCAGGGAACCAAACCTGTCCCTACCAGCAACACTTTCTTTTTACATAGTCCTCACTCAAATTCCAGGTTTATTTTGGTGTCACTTTGATTAATTATGTAGTCACTGGCATATCACTCATTCATCTCTTATTGCCTCCATTCCCTTATCAACTATGATAAAAATTACAAAGATGTATTATACACATAACACTGTATTTCATAGAAAGGTGTTATACAAATatgaagattctttttttaaaaaaagaatcatagctagatcttattttctgaaaacaCAATAAGAAAAGGTCCATTCAGGCATTATTTGTTTCACACAGTTTCCAAGAACATATACATTGCAATAGTCCAGTATCAACCATTCCAGCATCATTCGTCATGCCCACAAAGGGCTACAATCTCTGCCATTTTAGAGGAGAATATTAAGctctggtggggtgggggtggaaggtgtacttccctggtggtccagtggctaacattctgtgttcccaatgcagggggctggggttcaatgcctggtcagaggactagatcccacatgctgtaactaagagttcgcatggtGCAACTAAAcaaatcccacatgcagcaactaataCCTGAtgtagccaaagaaataaataattaaaaaaaaataataaagctatagAGAGGGGGATTGGCAACTTCCCAGAGTTCAGTGAAAACCAGCAAAGGCTTTTGACTTGAGCCTTAGGGAATGGCGCCAAGACTCCAAAAAGGATATTCCTCTTCATCTGTCACATCAGCATACTGGGCCAGGAGGgcagctttcctttgcttctcctCTTCTGACACCATTCTGGGCTTCACCACGATCTGTGCCTGCTTCTCAATGAGGGTGGCAATGGCCTGGACTTCATCTGGGAGGTGGTGGGAGGGAAGTGGGGGACAAGGTTGTATGAGAGGAAACATGCTTCCAAACCACCAGTCCACCCAGGCAGTGCTTGGAGCAAAGGCAATGGCAGCTGCTGACTCCTGAGAGCCCTGGGGTGCAAAGGAGGTGCCTCAGGGGCCAATGAGAAAGGCAAGGAAAGGCCATGCAGGCCAGGCTTTAGGTCTCATATCCATCTTCAATCAGAGCAGCCctgcttttacttttattatataCTGAAGTTCTGCtgctttaagggaaaaaaaaaaaaagttaaaaagtactGCATCAGAACCAGAGAAAATCAAGCCTCCAAACATGCAACTTTCTCTAATCTCAAACCAGAAGCCTAAGAAGGAATCTAGCATTAACTTAGGCTGGTCTATCCCATGTTGATAATTATGCCAGGTGAAacttagattattttaaaaacaaaattatctttTGACTTCTCCATGCTCAAAGAAAGGAGGCAATGATGTCAAGCAGTGACTCTCGTGCCTGGTTGCATATTGGAATCATCTGGGGGAGCTTTTGAAAAAATAACAATGCCTGGGTCCGCACCCCAAAGAGGTTTATATAATTGGCCCATGGTGCGGCCTGGGCACTGGCACTTTCAAACATACAGCAAGTGATTCCAGTGTATAGCCACGACTGAGAACCAGCATGTGAATAGCTCAGAACAGATTCTATTCAAGTTTGAATTTCTGTTTTGAGCTGTGTGTAGCTGATTTTTCATCCTAATGGGATCATCTCTTCCATTTGAAAGGATGGAAGGTTTAGCTGAATGAAGCAAAAGACCAATCACAGTCTGTGTTATGAAATGAGATTATGAAAAGGGTGGGAAAATATAGTTGACCTCATACCTGCAGAGCAAATACACACGGGGGAGTGTgtaaaaaggacagagaaagaaaaaagcaagaaccACAGTGAAGATAGCCATGGTCAGCTGAAGTggtaaaatgtaaaagaaaagaaaaccaattttcagttaaaaagttaaaataagctGCCAGGTGTTTACAGGTTTAGCACACCTGAGTGAGGAAAACTAAAGACTCTTCACAGCTGTACCAAAAAAGTGTTTGGAGGTTAGACATAAAAACTCCAACTCTAccttcttttttcactttggtGACAACATTCTGAGTTTCTGACCATCGTTCCACAATCTCCTTGCAGATATTAAGGAGGGAATCTTCTTCCTGGTTGAAAAAGTAGACCAATTAATTTCCTGAGAGCCCTCAACctaatgcagaaggaaatggcaactcactccagtacccttgcctggaaaatcccatggacggggagcctggtaggctacaatctatgggttcacagagttggacacgactgaaggacttcacttgcactttttcaACCTTATCAAATCTACGCAAAGGACAGAGCTCCCCCTGCTGGTGATCACAGGGCAGGTTTGGGACccacagaataaaaatgattctCTTCTGAGGCTCCCAACACAGAGGGAATCCTATGTGAGTCACAGAAGCCACACCTGCTAGAGTACCCACTCCATCCTGCCAAGCTCCAAAGGAGAGGATTCCCACCAACTCAGGGCAGTCCTCCTTTTGGACCAACAACTTGTTGAGCAAAATGCTCCTCTATGAAATCTTCCTTGGCCAATATACTCAATTCAGTACATTCTCCAATGTACTCACTGAtccataataaagagaagttAAGTGAGTAGATAGATGGTCTCCTATCCAGCCATCCCTCTGTCCATTTTACATAAGCAGACATAGTCTGCACACCAACCAATCTTCCTCTGTAGCATGGTATGACCAAAAGGATGTTGGCTTTGGTGTCAGACTTAGTTAAATTCAAATCCAGATCTATGAGAAAGTTTCTTGTCATAGAAAAAGGCTGGTACATGAACAGCTGCCACAAAATGTAATATCCTGCTCACTAAACTCATTGTGATaataatttcatgatgtatgtaagtaaaatcattatactgtacagcttaaacttatatagtgctgtatgtcaattatacaactggaagaaaaaaaaatgtaacatcCTACTTAGTGTAATGACCCTACTTAAAACTGCTCGCCCTCCATTCTACTCCCAGTTTTCTCACAATGCTTCTTTTTCTCCTAGCACTATCATTTTCAAATACCCTAGATAATTTACTGATTATGTTTTTCTTTACTGGAATATAACCCCTCAAGGACAGGGATTTCTGTCTGTGGTGTTTCCTGAAGTACCCCCAAGCACTTAGGGCAGTACCTGGCAGAAGAGTAATCCATCAATAAAAATTTGAAGAATCAATCAGCGTAAGTGGAATCAGAAGGAATAAAGAGGATGACAGGAAGCTTATGTTTACTGTCATTTTCCCCCAACCATATATACTGTTCTTAAGTCTTACCTCAAATGGTTGCTGATAAGCTTCTAAATTCCTAGTAATGAATCCTAGCCCAATATGGTGACTAATTTGGctatcttttgtttttcctaaaaTGGGATTCAGTATAATAGTTGGGAGCTTTTATACCTAGCCCAGCTGACTAAGAGTAAGTAGTGCTTTAAGTGATGTTTGGTGTCTACCATATTCACTGGCCTTGCTGCTCTATAAGGTTGCTCCCAAGCTGTTTCATGGACAGGACCCCTGCCTCACCATATTGTTCTGGccaatttttttcaaagttattttctACACAGAAGGGGCTGGGGAAATTACAAGAAAATTAAGTAGGGTTTGTGAACTGGGCAGGGGGAGGAAGGAAAGTCACCTTAAAAGTGAGTTtgtcttggaacttccctggtggtccagtggctaagactctgcgctcccaatgcagggggcttaggttctgtccctggtcagggaactagatcccacaagctgcaactaagagttcacatgccacaattaaaatgATCCCCAAGCCTCAActaaaggtcccacatgctgcagtgaagatcaaagattctgTGTGCCCCAattaagacccagaacagccaaatatatatatatatgtataaaaagactcaattatttttttttaaaagtgagtttGTCTCTGCAGTTTATGCAAACAagagatataaaaaacaaaacaaaaacaaatctggtCTAGACAACTCTTCTACTAAGAGACTGTTAATAGTCTAACAGGTCTCCCTTTATCAGCAGACATACAGTTCTAAGTAATGatacaatgaaaagaacaagTCAAGGAGCTGTACCAATGAGTACCCAAGTTACCTGAACTTCTTTTTCATGGCCTCTTTAGGAACTTCCCAGTGGGAAATTTTTTTAAGGTAACTTAATTTGTTTGCATCCTATTCTTTCCAATTACAACCTGCAATGTAAGGATTCAGGAAAAGAATTTATTCCTCTGTGTTGTATTTCCAGCAAACTTATGAGCTGCATCACAAGCTGTGTTAAGGCTTTCCCATTTATAGGTCAATCTCACCAGAGCTGGTTCTGGAATTAAAAAGGGGGCCCTTGCCAGGAGGCCCTGGGACAGCTGCACTAGTGTTAGATTTCAACCATGTTGAAATCAATGAACTGCATTTTCACCAAATAAGTGTAAGTAGAGATGAAGGCAGCAGAAACGGTCAGGTTGGAAAAGTCTGGACATCTTGGTGACTTACTACCTAAACACAGTTTAAAGCACACATTTCTGAAAGCCTGGATCTGCTTCTAGGAGGCTAAGTATCATGTTTATTTCTCTTAACTAAAACTCTGATCTCTCTTATTCCTCCACCCACTTCCCCCAATGATTACTGCATTTCTAAATACAGTAAAGGATCGAGCCCAAATCTGCTTCCATTCTGCCTAGGCGTGAAAAGATCTCTACTGCCTAAACCGATATTTTTGGGAATCCTACCTCCAAAACAGGAAACCAAGAGGGTACTTCCTGCAGGCTTTTGTCAAGGGCTCTGCCTCCTAAGGGGGCACAGACATCGCAGACGACTTAATTTCCCCCTCTCATCACTGTCAACGGACGGGAATGAGATTGGTTGTTAGACGTTTATGATAAAACTCATTTCAATGCCTTTGGAAGAATATTCACCTAGCTGACCTACAGGCACCTAAGAGGGCCTTGTCCTCAGAAACAAGAGAAAGCTTTTCCCCTCTCTGCACCTGCAACCCTCTGGCTCCCGAAACCCTGGATGAAAAGTAGCTCCCTGTCCCCGAGGCCCAGGGCTcagaaaattatttctcttcCAGGTGAGACCACTAATCCTCTGGGACACTAGGTAGGGGAAAGAAGTACCAACAGGAAACGGCTTAAGAGGCTAAAGGAATGTGTCTGGGCTTCTCACCAGGAAAGCAGAGAGAATACCCTGCAGAGCATCcagcttctcttcttcctcctcctcctgcaggACACCCAAGATGTAGGCGCCATAAACGGCTCGGTCCACTCCCAGCGCCTCCAACCGTCCATCTAGCCACGATTCAAAGCCGCTGCCCCCTCCATCTCTCTCGCAGGAGGTGGCAGCAGCCACTGCGCTGGGCGCCGCCATCTTGGGGCCAGGGACCTGCTAGCCCCCAGGGCGCCTACCGCAGTGCCTGACGGGCCGCGCCGCGGGCCCACTGCGCATGCTCAGAGAGGAAATCCGCGCCCCTGGTGCGCCTGGCTTAGAGCCGCGTCGACCCCTAGTAACCTGCCTGTGCATTTTGTACCTTCTAAATAGAGCGCATGCTGGCTTATGCACGATCATGCGGTCTCTCTGGAATCCTGGCAGGTGAGTGTTCTTAACAGACTCTTTTTTACAGTTGGGGAAGTTCAGTGACTTGGCCAAAGTCACGCGGCTACTAACTAAACAGGACTGGAATTCAGTTTCGATTCCAGCGCTTTGACAGGCCTCACCAAGCCGCCCTTTCTCGCCAGTCGTAGAAAGCTAAGCTACCCGCTCCCACACTGCTTTCAAGGAGGAAACCGCCAGCTCTGTGGAATATGCACTATAGCTATCAACTGCCACCTGCGCCTTTCCAAGCTGCccccgcgccccctcccccccaatcAAAACTCAAGCTCCAGAAACCTTCCCTGATTCCATTCCCTGCAATCTGTGTTAAATTAAGGCCTCTCCAAAGTGCTGCGGTTGCTTCTCTGCACCTAGCATGCTTGCTTAACCCAGTACTGGACACatagtgggtgctcaataaatgaacTGGCAACCTCCAGTCGTTTTTCATTCACCCAGTCAACACTTACATAGAAATATCTTCGAAGAGCCTTCTTTACCCATTTCCAAGCGTTATCTAAGAGCTTTTgaggcattgctgctgctgttaagtcgcttcagtcgtgtccaactctttgcgaccccatagacgacagcccaccaggctcctctgtccctgggattctccaatcaagaatactggagtgagttgccattgccttctccaatgcatgaaagtgaaaagtgaagtcgctcagtcatgtccgactctgtgcgaccctatagacagcagcccaccaggctctgtccacgggattctctaggcaagaatactggagtgggttgccatttccttctccatttgagGCATTATCTCTTATAATCCTCCTAACAACCGTGTGAGGAGATGCTTTTGTTGTCCACATagtaaaaataaggaaagaacacACACATTTACAGGGAGGGTAACCAGAAGCAAGTGCTCGTTTACATCATGGAGAGTCTCAGCTGATTCTCAGAACACCTGGCTCTGGGCTGAAATGAATCACCCAAGAACCCAGGTTGGCTTTTTCTGAactgcagaggaggctggcaagtcagtaaaaataattattgGCATTGCTGCTGGGCACTAAAAGACAAAGTTTAATGTCAC
Coding sequences within it:
- the CCDC43 gene encoding coiled-coil domain-containing protein 43 isoform X2, which translates into the protein MAAPSAVAAATSCERDGGGSGFESWLDGRLEALGVDRAVYGAYILGVLQEEEEEEKLDALQGILSAFLEEDSLLNICKEIVERWSETQNVVTKVKKEDEVQAIATLIEKQAQIVVKPRMVSEEEKQRKAALLAQYADVTDEEDSVPKHQCGRCPQCPKTGARHASG
- the CCDC43 gene encoding coiled-coil domain-containing protein 43 isoform X1, which produces MAAPSAVAAATSCERDGGGSGFESWLDGRLEALGVDRAVYGAYILGVLQEEEEEEKLDALQGILSAFLEEDSLLNICKEIVERWSETQNVVTKVKKEDEVQAIATLIEKQAQIVVKPRMVSEEEKQRKAALLAQYADVTDEEDEADEKDDSGATTMSIGSDKSLFRNTNVEDVLNARKLERDTLRDESQRKKEQDKLQRERDKLAKQERKEKEKKRTQRGERKR